A stretch of the Mustela lutreola isolate mMusLut2 chromosome 18, mMusLut2.pri, whole genome shotgun sequence genome encodes the following:
- the PLAT gene encoding tissue-type plasminogen activator → MKRELVCVLLLFGAALSLSSQEIHTRFRRGARSYRVSCRDEKTQTLYLQNESWLRPGLRGNRVEYCRCVGGRPHCHSVPVRSCSEPRCFNGGVCRQALYFSDFVCQCPEGFMGKRCEIDASATCYKDQGITYRGTWSTAESGAECVNWNSSVLASKPYTGRRPNAVQLGLGNHNYCRNPDRDSRPWCYVFKAGKYSSEFCSTPACPKEKYEDCYFGKGLAYRGTYSLTASGTSCLSWNSVALAGKVYTAWKSNSQALGLGNHNYCRNPDGDAKPWCHVLKDRKVTWEYCDVPQCSTCGLRQYKQPQFRIKGGLYTDITSHPWQAAIFVKNRRSPGERFFCGGILISSCWVLSAAHCFQERYNPHHLRVVLGRTYREVPGEEEQKFEVEKYIIHEEFDDDTYNNDIVLLKLQSDSLHCAQESDAVRAVCLPEATLQLPDWTECELSGYGKHEASSPFYSERLKEAHVRLYPSRRCTSQHLFNKTITNNMLCAGDTRSGGNQANLHDACQGDSGGPLVCMKDNRMTLVGIISWGIGCGQKDVPGIYTKVTNYLDWIQNNMRP, encoded by the exons atgaagagagAGCTGGTGTGCGTTCTGCTGCTTTTTGGAGCAGCCCTCTCCTTGTCCAGCCAG GAGATCCACACCCGATTCAGAAGAGGAGCCAGATCTTACAGAG TGAGCTGCAGAGATGAGAAGACGCAGACACTCTACCTGCAGAACGAGTCATGGCTGCGCCCGGGCCTTCGGGGCAACCGCGTGGAGTACTGTCGCTGCGTGGGTGGCCGCCCACACTGCCACTCTGTGCCTGTCCGAA GTTGCAGCGAACCCAGGTGCTTCAATGGCGGGGTATGCCGGCAGGCTCTCTACTTCTCAGATTTTGTCTGCCAGTGTCCTGAAGGATTTATGGGGAAGCGCTGCGAAATAG ATGCCAGTGCCACCTGCTACAAGGACCAGGGTATCACCTATAGGGGCACATGGAGCACAGCAGAAAGTGGGGCCGAGTGTGTTAACTGGAACAGCAGCGTGCTGGCCTCGAAGCCGTACACTGGGAGGCGGCCCAACGCCGTCCAGCTGGGACTTGGCAATCACAATTACTGCAG AAACCCCGACCGTGACTCGAGGCCCTGGTGCTACGTCTTCAAGGCAGGGAAGTACAGCAGTGAGTTCTGCAGCACACCAGCCTGCCCCAAGG AAAAATACGAGGACTGCTACTTTGGAAAGGGGTTAGCATACCGTGGCACGTACAGCCTCACTGCGTCTGGTacctcctgcctctcctggaATTCTGTAGCCCTAGCAGGCAAGGTCTATACAGCGTGGAAGAGCAATTCTCAGGCGCTGGGCCTGGGCAACCACAATTACTGCCG GAACCCAGATGGGGATGCCAAGCCTTGGTGTCATGTGCTGAAGGACCGCAAGGTGACGTGGGAATACTGCGACGTCCCCCAGTGCT CCACCTGTGGTCTGAGACAGTACAAGCAGCCGCAGTTCCGCATCAAAGGAGGGCTCTACACAGACATCACCTCTCATCCGTGGCAGGCCGCCATCTTTGTCAAGAACAGGAGGTCACCGGGAGAGAGGTTTTTTTGTGGCGGAATACTGATCAGTTCCTGCTGGGTCTTGTCTGCTGCCCACTGCTTCCAGGAGAG GTACAATCCCCACCACCTCAGGGTGGTTTTGGGCAGGACATACCGCGAGGTCCCCGGAGAAGAGGAGCAGAAATTTGAGGTTGAGAAATACATCATTCATGAGGAATTTGATGATGACACTTACAACAATGATATTG TCCTGCTAAAACTGCAGTCGGACTCGCTACACTGCGCCCAGGAGAGCGACGCTGTCCGCGCCGTGTGTCTGCCTGAGGCCACCCTGCAGCTGCCCGACTGGACAGAGTGCGAGCTGTCTGGCTACGGCAAGCACGAGGCGT cTTCTCCTTTCTATTCTGAGCGGCTGAAGGAGGCTCATGTCAGGCTGTACCCATCTCGCCGCTGCACTTCACAGCATCTGTTTAACAAAACCATCACCAACAACATGCTGTGCGCTGGAGACACGCGGAGTGGTGGGAACCAGGCAAACCTGCACGATGCCTGCCAG GGGGACTCAGGCGGCCCCTTGGTGTGTATGAAGGACAACCGCATGACTTTGGTTGGCATCATCAGTTGGGGCATTGGCTGCGGGCAGAAAGACGTTCCTGGCATATATACCAAGGTTACGAATTACCTAGACTGGATTCAAAACAATATGCGACCGTGA